TCGTGAATAAAAGGATTAAGTGCCACAATATTTGATTTCGGATTTAAAGACCTTTTCTTTATTAATGCGTCATATTCTTTAGGAAATGATTCTAATTGggaaatgtatattaatttattcaacgCATTAGTAAGCTCAGAAGCTGATAGGGATCCgctaagtttattttttgtgttttgacaGTTGTGTAAAAATCTATTAACGTAACCGAATATGTATTGTagtgtttttaatttagaatatcGTTCAATATTAAAACTGGAGATTTCTGCATCAGTTGTTTCTGCAACATGAGCTTTAACCTCTGGCAAGTCGCTCGTCTTAATATTAGGCTGAAACTGAGATAGAGGCCACTGGGACTCCGACAAAGATAGAAAGGCGGGTCCATGCCACCACAGATCGCAATTCGCAACCTCCTTTGGATCAACGCCGCGGGATACTAAATCAGCTGGATTGTGACTTGTGGAAACGTGATGCCATGAAGTAGTCTCAGTTAGCTCTCGGATAGTGGCGACTCTATTAGCCACAAAGGTTTTAAGGTTTTTAGAGCCAACTCGTAACCAAGCTAATACAATACTTGAGTCGGTCCAATACACAATGCGTGCTATTTTACAACGTAAAGCTTGTATTACGGTAGAACTCATTTCGGCAGCGAGTAGAGCGCCCGAGAGTTCGAGACGAGGAATTGTTGTAGGTGAGGAGGCGGGAGCAACGCGTGATTTAGCGCAAAGCAAGTTTACACGTACCTGTCCCTGTTGATCCATAGATCGAAGGTAGATGCAGGCACCATAGGCGCGTTGTGAAGCATCGCAAAAACAATGCATTTCGATGCTGATTGGGTTTGAAATTAAAGTCAGCCTAGGAATAGCCAAAGAAGAAATAGATTGAAGACCATCTGTGAAAGTCTTCCATGATTTGACCACTTCTTTGGGGGCTGGATCATCCCAGTCAAGTTTTAGAGACCATAGGGTTTGAATCAAAATTTTGGGAACGATAGTGCACAAAGATAGGAGGCCCAAAGGGTCAAAGAGCTTGAAAGTGGAAGAAAGAATAGTACGCTTGGTGACTGAGACgggaatatttatatttaagggAAATTTCAATATATCCTGATTAGGGTCCCAGCTTAGACCTAGGGTATTAGTAGTTTCACTAATTACGAGATTACCGTTAGATTGAATTGTCTCTGACGATAGTAAAGATGGTAGATTAGATCGGTACTTGCGCAAGTTAAAGCCTGCCTTAGCTAGGTTTTCGGAAACAGACTGCTGGATATGGCGAAGATCGTCCTTGTTATCATGACCTGTTAATAGATCGTCGACATAAAAGTCGGTTTGTATAATGTTTTTTGTGACAGGATCATCACACTCTTCCCCGACTTGCCAGAGGCAGCGCGTTGCAAGAAAACTTGCACTAGCGAAACCGTAAGTAACCGTTTTAAGCCTGAGAGTTTGTAAAGGTTTGTCTTCCGAATCACGCCATAGTATAAGCTGCAAATTTTGATCAGACTCATGCACTAAAATCTGTCTATACATCTTTTcaatatcggctgataataCATAACGATACTGACGgaatctaattaaaatattaaagagtgaGTCTTGAATCGTAGGACCTACCATTTGTATGTCGTTTATTGACATATTATATATTCCCGTACGCGCTGATGCGTCATATACCACGCGAAGCCGTGTCGATTCGCTATCGCGGAGGACGGGATGATGCGGAATAAAATAGCCTCCCTCAGGTCGGTCGACTTGTGAAACTGAAAGATGTCCTAGGTTAGCATACTCATTTATAAAATCTACGTAAGCGTTTTTAAGCTCAGGTTGCTTACAAAATCTACGTTCTAGAtttaaaaatctcttttttGCCATATGATAAGAGTCTCCTAGACGTTCCGGGTTGTCAGTGAGCGGAAGCTTAACACAAAAACGCCCATCGTTACTTCGTGTTGTGTGTTTTAAGAAGTGCTGTTCGCAATCTTTCTCCGTATCGGTAAGTAACGGTTTTTGTGGTAAGCTTTCCAGTTCCCAAAATCTTTTCAAGTCACTGTGTAAATCGACTAAGCAGCTATTGAGTTCATTATTATTGGCTACATTAGCATAATGacattgaaatgtttttttgttgatGTCATGAGGGTAGTGCATGGGACCTGCGATGAGCCAGCCTAGTTTAGATTGACGTAGAATAGGATTACCCTTACCTAAAGAGTGCTGTTTGAACAATATTAAATCCCAAAAGACGTCAGCACCGAGGAGTAATCCTATTTCAGCAGGCTCAAAAAAGCTGGGGTCTGCAAGCTCATATGACTTTAAATTTAAGTGTGTAGTGTCTATAAAAGACTTAGGTATTTTGCCTGCTATTTTTGGGATAACTAAGCAGgacaaaattgaattaaatgcaCTCAGCTTGGACTGAAGGCGAATCTCGCACCGTTCAGCGCCGAGCTTTAATGGTATGTTGCCTATACCTAAAACGTTATGTGTGCTAGAaggtaatgtaattaaatttaactgttCCTTTAAATTTTGCGTTATAAATGTGCATTGACTTCCACTATCTAGAAGGGCCTTGGTGGTTATAGTTTTGTTAGTTTTAGGATTTATAACATCAACCAATGCTGTACACAATAAAGTTTCTGACGAGGTGGTAGCTGACATCGCGACTGGCTCGGAATCGGATTTATTGATTTCAGGTTTGTTAGACTGGCAGAGCATCGTGTTGTGCCTCTCTCGACAGTTCCTGCAGGTACCAGGAAGTCTGCAATTCCGTAGACTATGTCCACGTAAGCAGTTGGTACACAACTTTAATTTGGCTACCATTTTAATTTTCTcgtcaaccgattttgatagaAAT
This DNA window, taken from Bicyclus anynana chromosome 1, ilBicAnyn1.1, whole genome shotgun sequence, encodes the following:
- the LOC112052716 gene encoding uncharacterized protein LOC112052716 encodes the protein MEYKSLNLKRASIKGRVTKFTNQLDDLKGYKLTPTEINVLNQRLAKIEALFVEFDGVQNQIECLDEDNLSSELDTREAIEQTFHTSIAAAQMIISEHTTSKKLSASFNVSHSSAIADEDDHEVIGFRLPVIKINNFDGTYYKWLEFRDTFSSLIHNNSRIKNVHKFHYLNSYLEGEAARVISNIEVTDNNYPDAWNLLCERYSNVRQLINNHIKMLFNIEQARESDKSLRFIVDHVTKNLRALSTLKQPTEHWDSLIIYLVSAKLDNNTRFKWEEFIQNNVSYSEMPTLEIFLNFLKGRADVLESVFRSKQDSSKVNKPAPNSSHTSSNNNKPHNSTRSFIAEKGNVSTTTMSYRCAVCSDSHRIYECPKFLSKSVDEKIKMVAKLKLCTNCLRGHSLRNCRLPGTCRNCRERHNTMLCQSNKPEINKSDSEPVAMSATTSSETLLCTALVDVINPKTNKTITTKALLDSGSQCTFITQNLKEQLNLITLPSSTHNVLGIGNIPLKLGAERCEIRLQSKLSAFNSILSCLVIPKIAGKIPKSFIDTTHLNLKSYELADPSFFEPAEIGLLLGADVFWDLILFKQHSLGKGNPILRQSKLGWLIAGPMHYPHDINKKTFQCHYANVANNNELNSCLVDLHSDLKRFWELESLPQKPLLTDTEKDCEQHFLKHTTRSNDGRFCVKLPLTDNPERLGDSYHMAKKRFLNLERRFCKQPELKNAYVDFINEYANLGHLSVSQVDRPEGGYFIPHHPVLRDSESTRLRVVYDASARTGIYNMSINDIQMIPANRTNATKFLETLELGVHL